The following are encoded together in the Lathyrus oleraceus cultivar Zhongwan6 chromosome 3, CAAS_Psat_ZW6_1.0, whole genome shotgun sequence genome:
- the LOC127127117 gene encoding uncharacterized protein LOC127127117 has translation MVTAVELLHVTEHKQPEVEQQTKDQVELEEDDDDDVSYSSDSEIDDALDWLDSKEDEYESIDGSSLSSWRPNAHGGHHSHSSTLQPLSNRNQRFSHHIRASPLEEWEGRMNIGMSNTVTTAIRASVRDMAIGKTRTTEKADRATVEQAIDPRTRMVLFKMMNRGVFQDMNGCISTGKEANVYHATKSNGDELAIKIYKTSILAFKDRDRYVKGDRRFIKGYCRSNPRKMVQTWAEKEMRNLFRLKAEGIRCPTPHLLRLHILIMEFIGKDGWAAPRLKDADLSLDKLREGYVEIIVAMRTLYQKCKLVHGDLSEYNILYYEGHLYIIDVSQSVDLDHPLANDFLHEDCTHVSDFFKKHGVGVMTVEELLNFIKDASIADDAVDSYLEELQQKILARDVSIEESADLVLAKSDILKKLDDVKIAEEDVRHITEPSLQNDQQTQKLNTIEDLHVISDDKSSLLVGDAESQSGEEEDNLSNSEEISSSESDSDTPLEKKAARKEARKENKKKVKEEKREARKTKVPKAVKKRKKKLSKAPKTR, from the exons GGATTCAAAAGAAGATGAATACGAATCAATTGACGGCTCTTCCCTTAGTTCCTGGCGCCCTAATGCTCATGGTGGCCACCATTCTCATTCTTCCACTCTCCAACCTCTCTCCAATCGTAACCAGAGATTCTCTCATCATATTCGTGCTTCCCCTTTAGAG GAATGGGAAGGAAGAATGAATATTGGCATGTCTAACACTGTTACAACAGCAATTCGTGCAAGTGTGAGAGATATGGCCATTGGTAAAACCAGAACTACTGAAAAAGCAGACAGAGCCACTGTTGAGCAG GCAATTGATCCTAGAACGCGCATGGTTTTATTTAAGATGATGAACAGAGGTGTGTTTCAAGATATGAATGGATGCATTTCAACCGGAAAAGAA GCAAATGTTTATCATGCGACCAAATCCAATGGTGATGAACTTGCAATTAAAATATACAAAACATCTATTCTGGCTTTTAA GGATAGAGATAGATATGTGAAAGGAGATCGCCGGTTTATAAAAGGGTACTGCAGGAGTAATCCCAGAAAAATGGTACAAACATGGGCAGAAAAGGAAATGAGGAATCTTTTTAG GCTAAAGGCAGAAGGAATTAGGTGCCCTACTCCACATCTTCTGAGGCTACATATCCTGATTATGGAATTTATTG GAAAGGATGGTTGGGCCGCTCCACGTCTCAAAGATGCAGATCTATCTTTAGACAAGTTACGGGAAGGCTATGTTGAG ATAATTGTTGCAATGCGGACATTATATCAGAAGTGCAAATTGGTGCATGGTGACCTCAGTGAATATAATATACTTTATTATGAG GGTCACTTGTATATTATTGATGTTTCTCAATCGGTTGACCTTGACCATCCTCTTGCTAATGATTTTCTGCATGAAGACTGTACTCACGTATCT GATTTCTTTAAGAAACACGGTGTAGGTGTCATGACAGTAGAAGAGCTGTTAAATTTTATTAAAGATGCATCCATTGCTGATGATGCTGTGGATAGTTATTTGGAAGAG CTGCAACAAAAAATTTTGGCCAGAGATGTATCCATAGAGGAGAGTGCAGACCTTGTGCTTGCTAAG TCTGACATTCTAAAGAAACTAGATGATGTTAAGATTGCCGAGGAGGACGTACGACATATAACAGAACCTTCCCTGCAAAATGACCAGCAAACGCAGAAATTGAATACTATAGAAGATTTACATGTCATCTCTGACGATAAATCTAGCCTTTTAGTAGGTGATGCGGAGTCTCAATCTGGCGAAGAGGAAGATAACTTGAGCAATTCTGAAGAGATTTCATCTTCTGAAAGTGATTCAGATACTCCTTTGGAGAAGAAAGCGGCTAGAAAAGAAGCTaggaaagaaaataaaaagaagGTGAAAGAGGAGAAAAGAGAAGCAAGGAAAACTAAAGTCCCCAAGGCTGtgaagaaaagaaagaaaaaactGTCTAAAGCCCCCAAGACCAGATAG